The Desulfovibrio sp. G11 region TGCAAGGCGCTCTTTACGCGATGGGCTTCGCGCCTTGGAGGCGGCCAAGAGACGGCTGTATCACCTCGGCTTGAAATCAGTAGCGCGTTCCACGGTTGCCGATGCCAACAATTCAAGGCCTGTGGAATTTTTCAAAGACCTGTTCGCTGAAATGTATGGCCTGTGCCATCTTCGTGCGCCTCGTCACAAATTCCGCTTCAAGTGCAAGCTGTACAGCATGGACGCCACCACCATCAGCCTATGCCTGTCCATCTTTCCCTGGGCGTCGTTCCGGCGGAACAAGGCTGGCGTGAAAGTAAATACCGTGCTTGACCACGATGGCTACATTCCCGCTTTTCTCGATATCAACAATGCCAAAACCCACGAAAGCCGCATGGCCAAAAGTCTTTCATTGCCAAAGGGTTCCATCGTCACCTTCGATAAAGGCTATATCTGCTATTCCTGGTTTCGCATGTTGACCGCGAAGGGCATTTTCTTCGTAACCCGACTGAAGAGCAATGCTGCCTATAAGCTCGTTGATCGCCGCGCCGTAGACCGGAAAACCGGGGTCACGTCCGATCACATCATTGACGTGAGCAGCCGGGGAAAAACCACTCGTCTACGCAGAATCGGCTATCGCGATGCGAAAACCGGCAAACGGTACGAATTTTTGACCAACCATTTCCGCCTGTCCGCCAAGACAATTGCTGATATCTATAAAGAACGCTGGCAAATTGAAATATTCTTCCGCGAAGTCAAACAAAATCTGCATATTAAAAGCTTTGTCGGGCGCTCGGAGAATGCGGTGCACATCCAGATTTATACGGCCCTGACCGTGTATTTACTCCTGGCCTATCAGAAATTCCTGAGCAAGCTTGGGCTGTCGGTGCAACAACTCTTCGAGCTCATTTGCTTGAATCTGTTCGGCAAGGATTCTCTGGAAGAACTTCTGAATCCACGAAGACGAAAAACTATAAACACCTATAGTTATAGCCTGTTAGCTATGGGTGCTTAACCGGACAACATTGATCTCAAATCACCTCACGCTTGCATAGTGCCCCTATTGAAAATGAAAGTCAAGTTCGTAAAAAGCCGATTTTTATCTCGCTATGGCATAAACGCACTTTGTACCCAATAGGTACGGATATTCAAGGATAAAGAAAAGCAGAAGCAGCTTCGAGCGCACTGCCGCCCGACCAAGGACGCACCAAATCCCTGCGCCGGAACAAAACCAGGCTCAGGCCGTAGTTTTTGCCAGCACTCACGGCCACAAACATGTGACGGCTGCGTAAGGGACCTCAACAGGCCAGCCTGTTGCGCCAGCAGCAAGCAGTCTCATGCGGTACGCAGGCTGCACCCCTGCCGCAACCGCATGAAACTCTTACTTGTCTTCTTCAGCGGCCTGGGTACGGCACATTTCGCACAGGCCGTACAGATTATGTACATGACCCCGCAGCCTGAAGCCGTATTTTTCGGCCATTTCACGCTGAAGTGTTTCAATGCGTGGATCGCAGATTTCCACGATCTTGCCGCACTGCAGACAGACCAGATGGTCGTGGTGACTGTCGGGCC contains the following coding sequences:
- a CDS encoding IS4 family transposase, giving the protein MPHKEILDLSHHTTLFSQLLSLIPGHVFEKLERKHKTGRSSRQFGFKEQFTVMAFIQLAARRSLRDGLRALEAAKRRLYHLGLKSVARSTVADANNSRPVEFFKDLFAEMYGLCHLRAPRHKFRFKCKLYSMDATTISLCLSIFPWASFRRNKAGVKVNTVLDHDGYIPAFLDINNAKTHESRMAKSLSLPKGSIVTFDKGYICYSWFRMLTAKGIFFVTRLKSNAAYKLVDRRAVDRKTGVTSDHIIDVSSRGKTTRLRRIGYRDAKTGKRYEFLTNHFRLSAKTIADIYKERWQIEIFFREVKQNLHIKSFVGRSENAVHIQIYTALTVYLLLAYQKFLSKLGLSVQQLFELICLNLFGKDSLEELLNPRRRKTINTYSYSLLAMGA